In Ochrobactrum vermis, the following proteins share a genomic window:
- a CDS encoding YggS family pyridoxal phosphate-dependent enzyme, translating to MSDIVANLNTVKAAIAKAEKEAQRDKGSVTLVAVSKTFDADAIRPVLDAGQRVFGENRVQEAQSKWPGLREDYSGIELHLIGPLQSNKAADAVALFDVIETVDREKIAAALAVEIKKQGKAPKLYVQVNTGLEEQKAGIAPKEAVAFVERCRKEHGLAIEGLMCIPPADENPGPHFALLEKLAREAGVEKLSMGMSGDYETAIGFGATSVRVGSAIFGGRSYTSPA from the coding sequence ATGTCAGATATCGTAGCGAACCTGAACACGGTCAAGGCTGCAATCGCCAAAGCCGAAAAGGAAGCACAGCGCGACAAGGGCTCCGTTACGCTTGTCGCCGTGTCGAAAACCTTCGATGCGGATGCGATCCGCCCGGTGCTTGACGCTGGACAGCGCGTGTTCGGTGAAAATCGCGTGCAGGAAGCACAGAGCAAATGGCCCGGCTTACGCGAAGATTATTCAGGCATCGAATTGCATCTCATCGGCCCGCTGCAATCCAACAAGGCTGCCGACGCCGTCGCTCTTTTTGATGTTATCGAAACCGTCGACCGCGAAAAGATCGCTGCCGCCCTTGCCGTAGAGATCAAAAAGCAGGGCAAGGCCCCCAAGCTTTATGTACAGGTCAATACCGGACTTGAAGAGCAGAAGGCTGGCATCGCTCCGAAGGAAGCTGTTGCTTTTGTCGAGCGCTGCCGCAAGGAACATGGCCTCGCTATCGAAGGGCTGATGTGCATTCCGCCAGCAGATGAAAATCCGGGGCCGCATTTTGCGCTTCTGGAAAAGCTCGCCCGTGAAGCTGGTGTGGAAAAACTCTCCATGGGCATGTCTGGCGATTATGAAACCGCGATCGGCTTCGGCGCGACATCGGTACGTGTCGGCTCGGCAATTTTCGGCGGACGGTCCTATACGTCTCCGGCCTGA
- a CDS encoding usg protein, which produces MTTSALNAKSAFELQLAGYGLTTAKVFYHFPDHPHLLQLFVWQDYDLAPDFPVLNHFIEFWNREIDGPLHSVSYTHFRLLGPSDWRNVQGEIVLH; this is translated from the coding sequence ATGACGACGTCCGCTTTGAACGCGAAGTCAGCCTTCGAACTTCAACTCGCCGGTTACGGTTTGACGACGGCGAAAGTTTTCTACCACTTCCCCGATCACCCGCATCTGCTGCAGCTTTTCGTCTGGCAGGACTATGATCTGGCGCCTGATTTTCCGGTGCTCAATCACTTCATCGAGTTCTGGAATCGGGAAATCGACGGGCCGCTGCATTCGGTCAGCTACACGCATTTCCGGCTGCTTGGCCCTTCGGACTGGAGGAATGTGCAAGGCGAAATCGTTCTGCACTAG
- the acs gene encoding acetate--CoA ligase gives MSEKLYPVLAEAKRNTLIDNATYLDWYEESVSDPDGFWAKHGRRIDWFKPFTKVKNTDFNGDVSIKWYEDGVTNISYNCIDRHLKSRGDQVAIIWEGDNPYIDKKITYRELHENVCRLANVLKKHGVKKGDRVTIYLPMIPEAAYAMLACARIGAVHSVVFAGFSPEALAGRIVDCESTFVITADEGVRGGKPVPLKENTDTAIDIAAKQYVMVNKVLTVRRTGGKVSWGPGRDLWYHQEVASVEPTCDPEPMNAEDPLFILYTSGSTGKPKGVLHTTAGYLVYASMTHQYVFDYHDGDIYWCTADVGWVTGHSYIVYGPLANGATTLMFEGVPNFPDQGRFWEVIDKHHVNIFYTAPTAIRALMGAGDEFVTRSSRSTLRLLGSVGEPINPEAWEWYYNVVGDQRSPIVDTWWQTETGGILITPLPGATDLKPGSATRPFFGIKPELVDNEGAVVEGAVDGNLCIIDSWPGQMRTLYGDHSRFIEAYFSTYKGKYFTGDGCRRDEDGYYWITGRVDDVLNISGHRLGTAEIESALVSHHSVSEAAVVGYPHPIKGQGIYCYVTLMTGEAVQDEDALRKELTQHVRKEIGPIATPDKIQFSPGLPKTRSGKIMRRILRKIAEDEFGALGDTSTLADPGVVDDLIENRQNKK, from the coding sequence ATGTCGGAAAAGCTTTACCCGGTACTTGCCGAGGCAAAGAGAAACACGCTCATCGACAACGCAACCTATCTCGACTGGTATGAGGAGAGCGTGAGCGACCCGGACGGCTTCTGGGCAAAGCACGGGCGGCGCATCGACTGGTTCAAGCCCTTCACCAAGGTCAAGAACACCGATTTCAACGGTGACGTGTCCATCAAGTGGTATGAGGACGGCGTTACCAACATTTCCTATAACTGTATCGACCGCCACCTGAAGAGTCGCGGCGATCAGGTCGCCATCATCTGGGAAGGCGACAATCCCTATATCGACAAGAAGATCACCTATCGCGAATTGCACGAAAACGTCTGCCGTCTGGCGAATGTGCTGAAGAAGCATGGCGTGAAGAAGGGCGACCGCGTCACGATCTACCTGCCGATGATCCCGGAAGCCGCCTATGCGATGCTCGCCTGCGCGCGTATCGGTGCGGTGCATTCGGTCGTCTTTGCCGGTTTCTCGCCGGAGGCACTTGCCGGTCGTATCGTCGACTGCGAATCCACGTTTGTCATCACGGCCGATGAAGGCGTGCGCGGCGGCAAGCCGGTTCCGCTGAAGGAAAACACCGACACCGCCATCGACATCGCTGCCAAGCAGTATGTCATGGTCAACAAGGTTCTCACCGTGCGCCGCACCGGCGGCAAGGTGAGCTGGGGACCGGGCCGCGATCTCTGGTACCATCAGGAAGTCGCAAGCGTCGAACCGACCTGCGACCCCGAACCGATGAATGCGGAAGATCCGCTGTTCATCCTCTACACGTCCGGCTCCACCGGCAAGCCGAAGGGCGTGCTGCACACTACGGCTGGCTATCTCGTCTATGCGTCGATGACGCATCAATATGTCTTCGACTATCACGACGGCGACATCTACTGGTGCACGGCGGATGTGGGCTGGGTGACGGGTCACTCCTATATCGTCTACGGCCCGCTCGCCAACGGCGCGACGACATTGATGTTCGAAGGCGTGCCCAATTTCCCCGATCAGGGGCGTTTCTGGGAAGTCATCGACAAGCATCATGTCAACATCTTCTACACTGCGCCTACGGCCATCCGTGCCTTGATGGGCGCAGGTGATGAATTCGTCACCCGTTCGTCGCGCTCGACGCTGCGCCTGCTCGGTTCAGTCGGCGAGCCGATCAACCCGGAAGCCTGGGAATGGTATTACAACGTCGTCGGAGACCAGCGGTCGCCGATTGTCGATACATGGTGGCAGACGGAAACCGGCGGCATTCTCATCACGCCGCTACCCGGCGCAACAGACCTCAAGCCGGGCTCGGCAACGCGTCCGTTCTTCGGTATCAAGCCGGAACTGGTGGACAATGAAGGCGCCGTTGTTGAAGGTGCAGTAGACGGCAATCTCTGCATCATCGATAGCTGGCCGGGCCAGATGCGCACGCTTTACGGCGATCATAGTCGCTTCATCGAAGCTTACTTCTCGACCTATAAGGGCAAGTACTTCACCGGCGATGGCTGCCGTCGCGACGAAGACGGCTATTACTGGATCACGGGCCGCGTCGATGATGTGCTCAATATTTCCGGCCATCGCCTCGGCACGGCGGAAATCGAATCGGCACTCGTCTCGCATCATTCGGTTTCGGAAGCTGCCGTGGTCGGCTATCCGCACCCGATCAAGGGACAGGGCATTTACTGCTATGTCACACTGATGACGGGCGAGGCAGTTCAGGACGAAGATGCCCTGCGCAAGGAGCTGACCCAGCACGTGCGCAAGGAAATCGGCCCGATCGCTACGCCCGACAAGATCCAGTTCTCGCCGGGACTGCCGAAAACCCGCTCTGGCAAGATCATGCGCCGCATCCTGCGCAAGATCGCCGAAGACGAATTCGGTGCACTGGGCGATACCTCGACGCTCGCTGATCCGGGCGTCGTGGACGATCTGATCGAAAATCGTCAGAACAAGAAGTAA
- a CDS encoding DUF1674 domain-containing protein yields MSEKAEATQSPENVDKRTFEDLPPAAQRALKEAEARRVAEKANEAPREIGGRGGKDPARFGDWEIKGRSIDF; encoded by the coding sequence ATGAGTGAAAAAGCCGAAGCAACCCAAAGCCCGGAAAACGTGGACAAGCGCACGTTCGAAGATCTTCCGCCTGCCGCCCAGCGCGCGCTGAAGGAAGCCGAAGCGCGCCGCGTTGCCGAAAAGGCAAACGAAGCGCCTCGTGAAATCGGCGGTCGCGGCGGCAAGGATCCCGCACGTTTCGGCGATTGGGAGATCAAGGGCAGATCGATCGATTTTTAG
- the htpX gene encoding zinc metalloprotease HtpX: MNMTKTAMLIALMTAMFMSIGYLLGGGSGMMIALVIAVAMNLFGYWNSDKMVLRMYNAQQVDERSAPDYYRMVSGLAANAGLPMPKVYIIHEDQPNAFATGRNPENAAVAATTGLLNRLTPEEVAGVMAHELAHVQNRDTLTMTIVATLAGAISMLGNFAFFLGGNRENGNGIMGVIGTILAMIVAPFAAMIVQMAVSRTREYAADKRGAEICGNPLWLSSALGKIARGAKAIPNEEAEHNPATAHMFIINPLSGRGADNLFSTHPDTDNRIAALEQMAAQMGIRSAGMAPRAAAPSQSSGPWGNAGDNNSGGSGFRGPWS, from the coding sequence ATGAATATGACGAAAACGGCCATGCTGATCGCCCTCATGACGGCCATGTTCATGAGCATCGGCTATTTGCTGGGCGGTGGCAGCGGCATGATGATCGCGCTTGTGATCGCCGTCGCCATGAATCTGTTCGGCTACTGGAACTCCGACAAGATGGTGCTGCGCATGTACAACGCGCAGCAAGTGGATGAGCGCAGCGCGCCGGATTATTACCGCATGGTAAGCGGCCTTGCCGCCAATGCGGGCCTGCCGATGCCGAAGGTCTATATCATCCACGAAGACCAGCCGAACGCTTTTGCTACGGGCCGCAATCCCGAAAATGCCGCCGTTGCAGCCACGACCGGACTACTCAACCGCCTGACGCCGGAAGAAGTCGCAGGCGTGATGGCGCATGAGCTGGCACACGTCCAGAACCGCGACACGCTGACCATGACCATCGTGGCGACCCTTGCCGGTGCCATATCCATGCTCGGCAATTTCGCCTTCTTCCTTGGCGGCAATCGCGAGAACGGCAACGGCATCATGGGTGTCATCGGCACCATTCTCGCCATGATCGTTGCGCCCTTTGCCGCGATGATCGTGCAGATGGCCGTCAGCCGCACCCGCGAATATGCCGCCGACAAGCGCGGCGCCGAAATCTGCGGCAATCCGCTATGGCTCTCATCCGCCCTTGGCAAGATCGCGCGCGGCGCCAAGGCCATCCCAAACGAAGAGGCCGAACACAACCCGGCAACCGCGCATATGTTCATCATCAATCCGTTGAGCGGACGGGGTGCGGACAATCTTTTCTCGACACACCCGGACACTGACAACCGTATTGCGGCACTCGAACAGATGGCTGCCCAGATGGGTATCCGCTCGGCCGGAATGGCTCCCCGCGCTGCTGCCCCTTCCCAAAGCAGTGGTCCATGGGGTAATGCAGGCGATAACAACAGTGGCGGTTCCGGCTTTCGTGGACCGTGGTCATAA
- a CDS encoding RsmB/NOP family class I SAM-dependent RNA methyltransferase has product MNDKKPAPKRGNKKPQSNNSAAELRPGLAARLTAARLLGAVIEKNTSLDGLTDNTHGHPQYLALEPRDRALVRAILGSALRNRGSIERAINKRLDRPLPENAVALKHLLHVAIAQIFYLNLPDHSAVDLAVEAANADPRNRKYAGLVNALLRRLSRNKERALAHTLEPETNVPEWFAKSIADAYGAEKAASILAMHAYEPSIDFTVKGDSKAWAEKLGGVALPNGSVRLPTVEGNLTELPGFAEGDWWVQDVAASLPARLMGDIKGKRVADLCAAPGGKTAQLVLQGADVTALDMSENRLKRLRGNLERLGFEAKTVATNLMDFQPEELFDAVLLDAPCSSTGTVRRHPDVPWTKTPQDIAKLAELQGKLLAHAATLVKPGGVIVFSNCSLHPLEGEEMARKAAKNPLLAPYPITEQDCPGLEGLVTAEGFLRSTPADLPSDRFDGNPHMAGMDGFFAARFKRV; this is encoded by the coding sequence GTGAACGATAAAAAGCCCGCGCCGAAGCGTGGAAATAAAAAGCCGCAATCCAACAACAGCGCTGCAGAGCTGCGCCCCGGTCTGGCCGCGCGCTTGACTGCAGCACGTCTGCTCGGCGCCGTGATCGAAAAGAACACCTCGCTCGATGGCCTGACCGACAATACGCATGGCCATCCGCAATATCTGGCGCTGGAGCCGCGCGACCGTGCGCTGGTTCGCGCCATTCTCGGTTCCGCACTGCGCAATCGCGGCAGCATCGAACGCGCCATCAACAAGCGCCTCGACCGGCCTTTGCCGGAAAATGCGGTGGCACTGAAGCATCTTCTGCATGTCGCCATCGCGCAGATTTTCTATCTCAATCTGCCTGATCATTCGGCAGTCGATCTGGCTGTGGAAGCAGCCAATGCCGATCCGCGCAATCGCAAATATGCCGGTCTCGTCAATGCACTGCTGCGGCGTCTGTCGCGCAACAAGGAACGCGCGCTCGCCCACACGCTTGAGCCTGAAACCAATGTGCCGGAGTGGTTTGCAAAGAGCATCGCCGACGCCTATGGCGCGGAAAAAGCAGCAAGCATTCTCGCCATGCATGCCTATGAGCCGTCGATCGATTTCACTGTGAAGGGTGATTCGAAGGCATGGGCCGAAAAGCTCGGCGGTGTCGCCCTGCCCAACGGTTCGGTACGCCTCCCGACGGTCGAAGGCAATCTCACCGAACTGCCCGGCTTTGCCGAGGGCGACTGGTGGGTGCAGGATGTGGCCGCCAGCCTGCCTGCGCGCCTGATGGGCGACATCAAAGGCAAACGCGTTGCCGACCTGTGTGCGGCTCCCGGCGGCAAGACGGCGCAGCTTGTGCTTCAGGGCGCAGACGTGACAGCACTCGATATGTCCGAAAACCGGCTCAAGCGCCTGCGCGGCAATCTGGAACGTCTCGGTTTCGAGGCGAAGACCGTCGCTACCAATCTGATGGATTTCCAGCCGGAAGAACTGTTCGACGCAGTCCTTCTGGATGCGCCCTGCTCTTCCACCGGCACCGTGCGCCGTCACCCTGACGTGCCGTGGACCAAGACGCCGCAGGACATTGCAAAGCTCGCCGAACTTCAGGGCAAGCTGCTGGCGCATGCGGCCACTCTGGTCAAACCCGGCGGCGTGATCGTCTTTTCCAATTGCTCGCTGCATCCGCTTGAAGGCGAGGAAATGGCGCGCAAGGCGGCGAAAAATCCGTTGCTTGCGCCCTACCCGATCACAGAGCAGGATTGCCCCGGCCTGGAAGGGCTGGTGACGGCGGAAGGTTTTCTGCGATCCACGCCGGCAGACCTGCCTTCGGATCGTTTTGACGGCAATCCGCACATGGCTGGCATGGATGGATTCTTCGCGGCCCGCTTCAAGCGCGTATAG
- a CDS encoding heparinase II/III family protein, with protein sequence MTNDTEKDRVAVALSETPHLWGLAVAQAWRKFSRRLRMGPLYRWRFTGFTPDRILIAPPDLRVADPQLAQEFYHGRFALAGRLVETGGLSPFAVEPPTPEWEAALHSFGWLRHLKSANSELATANARALIDDWMRMFGKRIGGLAWSPEVTAQRIIAWLQHSNLILSGAELPAYRRFMRSLAMQVRYLRTVAAAMDDGEERLRARIALAFAALALPVSPPTARAARRNLEYELKRQILPDGGHISRNPVTVLELLADLLPLRQTYANGTESPPKALIEAVERMLPALRFFRHQDGSLALFNGVGPTMPERIISVLRHDETAGSPLTHAPYSGYERLSMGSTTVIADTGLPPPVTASRDAHAGCLAFEMSSGRQRYIVNSGIDRFGPPEFRPLGRSTAAHSTVTINDTSSCRFSLNAGLSNMIGTPIIAGPARVQRDRIEEMGRQGFVASHDGYARLFGIYHERRLVLSHNGSVIQGADRFYRGDGRPLKANGRDNIAVRFHLHPSVDISFDENGLIVLSADRDDTWVFSCFEVAPQLEDSIFFAGFRGPVTSKQIVLSFPASELPEVNWQFSRVALGSYV encoded by the coding sequence ATGACAAACGATACGGAGAAAGACCGGGTGGCAGTCGCCCTCAGCGAAACCCCACACCTCTGGGGACTGGCCGTTGCACAGGCGTGGCGCAAGTTCAGCCGCCGTCTGCGCATGGGGCCGCTCTATCGCTGGCGCTTCACCGGCTTTACCCCGGATCGCATCCTGATCGCACCACCCGATCTGCGCGTCGCAGACCCGCAGCTTGCGCAGGAATTCTATCACGGTCGTTTTGCCCTTGCTGGACGCCTTGTCGAAACAGGCGGACTGTCGCCTTTCGCCGTCGAGCCGCCGACGCCCGAATGGGAAGCTGCACTTCACAGTTTCGGCTGGCTGCGTCATCTGAAAAGCGCCAATAGCGAACTGGCGACCGCCAATGCGCGCGCGCTTATTGATGACTGGATGCGCATGTTCGGCAAGCGCATCGGTGGTCTCGCCTGGTCGCCCGAGGTGACCGCCCAGCGCATCATCGCCTGGCTTCAGCATTCAAACCTCATTTTGTCCGGAGCCGAACTCCCCGCCTATCGTCGCTTCATGCGCTCGCTGGCCATGCAGGTGCGCTATCTGCGCACAGTGGCTGCCGCCATGGATGACGGCGAAGAACGCTTACGCGCCCGCATCGCGTTGGCATTCGCCGCTCTGGCGCTACCAGTATCGCCGCCGACGGCACGCGCCGCCCGACGCAATCTTGAATATGAGCTGAAGCGTCAGATCCTGCCCGATGGCGGGCATATCTCGCGTAATCCGGTCACTGTTCTGGAACTTCTGGCCGATCTTCTCCCGCTCCGCCAGACCTATGCCAACGGCACGGAATCACCGCCCAAGGCGCTGATCGAAGCTGTCGAACGCATGTTGCCAGCCCTGCGGTTTTTCCGCCATCAGGATGGCAGCCTTGCGCTTTTCAACGGCGTCGGCCCGACCATGCCGGAACGCATCATCTCGGTTCTGCGACACGACGAAACGGCTGGCTCGCCGCTGACCCATGCCCCCTATTCCGGCTATGAACGGCTGTCGATGGGGTCAACCACCGTCATCGCCGATACAGGACTGCCGCCTCCGGTCACCGCTTCGCGAGATGCCCATGCCGGTTGCCTCGCCTTCGAAATGTCCTCCGGGCGCCAGCGCTATATCGTCAATTCCGGCATCGACCGTTTCGGTCCGCCGGAATTTCGTCCCTTGGGCCGCTCGACGGCTGCGCACTCCACCGTTACCATCAACGACACTTCCTCGTGCCGCTTCAGCCTCAATGCGGGCCTTTCCAACATGATCGGCACGCCGATCATTGCAGGCCCTGCCCGCGTGCAGCGTGACCGGATCGAGGAAATGGGACGGCAGGGATTTGTAGCCAGCCATGACGGCTATGCGCGCCTGTTCGGCATCTATCATGAACGTCGCCTCGTGCTTTCCCACAATGGCAGCGTCATCCAGGGCGCGGACCGTTTCTATCGCGGCGATGGCCGTCCGCTGAAAGCGAATGGACGCGACAATATTGCCGTGCGTTTCCATCTGCATCCGTCAGTCGACATTTCCTTCGATGAGAACGGATTGATCGTTCTGTCGGCGGACCGCGACGACACCTGGGTCTTCTCCTGCTTTGAAGTTGCACCGCAACTGGAAGATTCGATCTTCTTTGCAGGATTCCGCGGCCCTGTGACGTCAAAGCAGATCGTGCTTTCCTTCCCGGCTTCCGAATTGCCGGAAGTGAACTGGCAGTTCAGCCGCGTCGCGCTCGGCAGTTACGTATAA
- the purH gene encoding bifunctional phosphoribosylaminoimidazolecarboxamide formyltransferase/IMP cyclohydrolase — MAVSSKHIPAPDLHRVRRALISVSDKTGLIDFAKALHAHGVEILSTGGTAKSIAAEGIPVKDVSEVTGFPEIMDGRVKTLHPSVHGGLLAVRNDPEHVAAMEAHGIGGIDLAVINLYPFEEVRFKGGDYDTTVENIDIGGPAMIRASAKNHAYVATVVDPADYADVVAELEKNAGSLPISFRKKLAAKAFSRTAAYDAAISNWFAEAINEETPVYRSVAGKLHSVMRYGENPHQTAGFYLTGEQRPGVATATQLQGKQLSYNNINDTDAAFELVAEFDPARTAAVAIIKHANPCGVAEAATITEAYLKALACDPVSAFGGIVALNQTLDEKAAEEIVKIFTEVIIAPDATEGAQAIVAAKKNLRLLVTGGMPDPRAKGIAAKTVAGGLLVQSRDNGVVDDLDLKVVTKRAPTEAELNDLKFAFRVGKHVKSNAIVYVKDSATVGIGAGQMSRVDSARIAARKAEDAAEAAGLAEPLTKGCVVASDAFFPFADGLLSAVQAGATAVIQPGGSMRDDDVIAAADEHGIAMVMTGMRHFRH; from the coding sequence ATGGCTGTCAGCTCCAAGCATATTCCCGCTCCCGATCTTCATCGGGTGCGCCGCGCTCTCATTTCCGTGTCCGACAAGACCGGCCTCATCGATTTCGCCAAGGCACTTCATGCCCATGGCGTTGAAATCCTCTCGACCGGCGGCACCGCCAAGTCGATTGCCGCAGAAGGCATTCCTGTAAAGGACGTTTCGGAAGTCACCGGCTTTCCGGAAATCATGGACGGACGCGTGAAGACGCTGCACCCGTCGGTGCATGGCGGTCTGCTCGCAGTGCGCAACGACCCTGAACACGTCGCAGCCATGGAAGCGCACGGCATTGGCGGTATCGATCTCGCCGTCATCAATCTCTACCCGTTTGAAGAAGTCCGCTTCAAGGGCGGCGACTACGACACCACTGTCGAGAACATCGACATTGGCGGCCCGGCGATGATCCGCGCTTCGGCCAAGAACCATGCCTATGTCGCAACCGTTGTCGATCCCGCTGACTACGCAGACGTTGTAGCTGAACTCGAAAAGAACGCAGGCTCGCTGCCGATTTCTTTCCGCAAAAAGCTCGCAGCCAAGGCGTTCTCGCGCACTGCTGCTTATGACGCCGCGATTTCCAACTGGTTTGCCGAAGCAATCAACGAAGAAACCCCCGTCTATCGTTCGGTTGCAGGCAAGCTGCATTCGGTCATGCGCTATGGTGAAAACCCGCACCAGACGGCTGGCTTTTATCTAACGGGCGAACAGCGCCCCGGCGTCGCCACCGCGACCCAGCTTCAGGGCAAGCAGCTTTCCTACAACAACATCAACGACACCGATGCAGCCTTCGAACTCGTCGCCGAATTCGATCCAGCCCGCACCGCAGCCGTTGCCATTATCAAGCACGCCAATCCTTGCGGCGTCGCGGAAGCTGCAACGATCACCGAAGCTTATCTCAAGGCGCTTGCCTGCGATCCGGTTTCGGCTTTTGGCGGCATCGTCGCCCTCAATCAAACGCTTGATGAAAAAGCTGCTGAAGAAATCGTCAAGATTTTCACCGAAGTCATCATCGCACCGGACGCCACCGAAGGCGCACAAGCCATCGTCGCGGCCAAGAAAAACCTGCGCCTGCTCGTGACCGGCGGTATGCCAGACCCACGCGCCAAGGGCATTGCCGCCAAGACTGTTGCCGGAGGTCTGCTGGTTCAGTCGCGCGACAACGGCGTGGTCGATGATCTCGATCTCAAGGTCGTCACCAAGCGTGCACCGACCGAAGCCGAACTCAACGATCTGAAATTCGCCTTCCGCGTCGGCAAGCATGTGAAGTCGAACGCCATCGTCTATGTGAAGGATAGCGCAACGGTCGGCATCGGCGCAGGTCAGATGAGCCGCGTGGATTCGGCTCGCATCGCAGCCCGCAAGGCGGAAGATGCTGCTGAGGCCGCAGGCCTTGCAGAACCGCTCACCAAGGGTTGCGTGGTCGCTTCCGACGCCTTCTTCCCCTTCGCCGATGGTCTGCTTTCTGCCGTTCAGGCCGGTGCGACCGCCGTCATCCAGCCGGGCGGCTCAATGCGTGACGACGACGTGATCGCCGCTGCCGACGAACATGGCATCGCCATGGTCATGACGGGGATGCGCCATTTCCGGCACTAA
- the glpK gene encoding glycerol kinase GlpK, translating to MTQFIGSIDQGTTSSRFIIFDRQGDIVASDQREHEQVYPKAGWVEHNPLEIWRNTQHVIAAALKKAKLKAGDIASVGITNQRETTLLWDRKTGVPLYNAVVWMDTRTDELVARYTKEGGADRLRARTGLPISTYFSGLKLRWILDNVPGAREKAEAGDALFGTIDTWLVWNLTGGTDGGIHITDVTNASRTQLMDLATLKWDEDILRLFDIPAACLPEIRSSSEVYGEITLPSLSGVKLAGILGDQQAALFGQACLEPGEAKNTYGTGCFMLMNTGEKLVPSNYGLLTTVAYKLDGAKPVYALEGSIAITGALVQWLRDNLGIIKNSSDIETLARTVDDNGDVYFVPAFSGLFAPHWQDSARGIIAGLTRFANKGHIARAALEASAYQVREVLEAMVKDSGVEITELRADGGMTINDLLMQFQSDILDVPVVRPKIIETTALGAAYAAGLAVGYWKSTKDIIENWQVGQRWHPRMPVEESTRLFRAWEKAVQRSLGWIE from the coding sequence ATGACGCAGTTTATCGGTTCCATCGACCAGGGAACCACGAGTTCGCGTTTCATCATTTTCGACAGGCAGGGCGATATCGTCGCGAGCGACCAGCGCGAACACGAGCAGGTTTATCCGAAAGCGGGCTGGGTCGAACACAATCCGCTGGAAATATGGCGCAACACGCAGCATGTGATTGCCGCCGCACTCAAAAAGGCAAAACTGAAGGCAGGCGATATTGCTTCTGTCGGCATCACCAACCAGCGCGAAACCACCTTGCTCTGGGACAGAAAGACCGGTGTGCCGCTTTATAATGCGGTCGTGTGGATGGATACCCGCACCGACGAACTCGTTGCCCGCTACACGAAGGAGGGCGGCGCGGATCGCTTGCGCGCCAGGACGGGCCTGCCGATTTCCACCTATTTCTCCGGCCTCAAGCTGCGCTGGATACTCGACAATGTTCCCGGTGCGCGCGAGAAGGCCGAAGCTGGCGACGCCCTTTTCGGCACCATCGACACATGGCTGGTCTGGAACCTGACCGGTGGCACCGATGGAGGCATTCACATCACCGATGTGACCAATGCATCCCGTACCCAGCTGATGGATCTGGCGACGTTGAAATGGGACGAGGACATCCTCCGCCTGTTCGATATTCCAGCCGCCTGCCTGCCGGAAATCCGCTCTTCAAGCGAAGTCTATGGCGAGATCACGCTGCCGTCGCTTTCCGGCGTCAAACTTGCGGGCATTCTGGGCGACCAGCAGGCCGCGCTCTTCGGTCAGGCCTGTCTGGAGCCGGGGGAAGCCAAGAACACCTACGGCACCGGCTGCTTCATGCTGATGAATACCGGCGAAAAACTGGTGCCCTCCAATTACGGGCTGCTGACCACGGTTGCCTACAAGCTCGACGGCGCCAAGCCGGTCTATGCGCTGGAAGGGTCCATCGCCATCACCGGCGCTCTGGTGCAATGGCTTCGCGATAATCTCGGCATCATCAAGAACAGCAGCGATATCGAGACGCTGGCGCGCACCGTCGATGATAATGGCGACGTCTATTTCGTTCCGGCCTTTTCCGGTCTCTTTGCGCCGCACTGGCAGGATTCCGCGCGGGGCATCATTGCTGGTCTGACCCGCTTCGCCAATAAGGGCCACATTGCGCGCGCAGCACTTGAAGCAAGCGCCTATCAGGTGCGCGAAGTGCTTGAGGCGATGGTCAAGGATTCCGGCGTAGAGATCACGGAGCTGCGCGCCGATGGCGGCATGACCATCAACGACCTTCTCATGCAGTTCCAGTCCGACATTCTGGATGTACCGGTCGTGCGCCCGAAAATCATCGAGACGACGGCGCTGGGCGCTGCCTATGCGGCGGGGCTTGCCGTCGGTTACTGGAAATCAACAAAGGACATTATCGAAAACTGGCAGGTGGGCCAGCGCTGGCATCCGCGAATGCCGGTCGAAGAGAGCACGCGCCTGTTTCGCGCCTGGGAAAAGGCAGTGCAACGTTCGCTCGGCTGGATCGAATAA